In one window of Acidobacteriota bacterium DNA:
- a CDS encoding Eco57I restriction-modification methylase domain-containing protein, which produces MMAVMTSAGVESEPSQGAIFTRPEVVEFILDLVGYTQDKPLYQKRILEPSFGKGDFLIPVLSRLLAAWNVSKSSIPVVEALGNSIRAVELHTTTFQETKTVVLNLLVHAGIDQQSASTLMNRWLIQGDFLLEQLGQTFDFVVGNPPYVRQELIPAPLLSKYRKRYKTLYDRADLYIPFIEGSLLALSKGGILGFICPDRWMKNRYGGPLRRLIADQFHLKFYVDMVDTTAFQSDVTAYPAITVISREKPGVTRLAHRPLIERTVLHHLASELQTNHLSATSCQVRELAGIAHQAEPWLLESSDQLALIRRIENQFPLLEATGCKVGIGVATGADQAFIGNFDQLEVEEDRKLPLVTTRDIQSGEVKWQGQGIVNPFTETGRLVNLCEYPKLNQYLEDRKEIIAARHCARKNPTNWYRTIDRITPELARQPKLLIPDIKGNAHIVFERGELYPHHNLYFVISNAWDLRALQAVLLSSVTRLFIATYTTKMRGGYLRFQAQYLRRLRIPHWNDVPDELQQELIGAAENLDLQACNRAVCTLYSLTIEEQSILGCDGE; this is translated from the coding sequence ATGATGGCGGTCATGACAAGTGCTGGTGTTGAATCTGAACCCTCGCAGGGGGCAATTTTTACCCGACCTGAAGTTGTTGAGTTTATCCTCGATCTGGTTGGATACACCCAGGATAAACCGCTCTATCAGAAGCGAATCTTAGAACCTTCATTTGGAAAAGGTGATTTTTTGATTCCAGTGCTCAGCCGCTTGCTGGCAGCCTGGAACGTATCAAAAAGTTCAATTCCAGTGGTTGAGGCACTTGGGAACTCAATTCGTGCCGTTGAACTCCACACCACGACTTTTCAAGAAACCAAAACAGTTGTGTTGAACCTCCTTGTACACGCAGGCATTGACCAACAATCAGCCAGTACCCTGATGAATCGGTGGCTGATTCAAGGTGACTTTCTGCTTGAACAACTCGGTCAAACTTTTGATTTTGTCGTTGGCAACCCCCCATATGTTCGGCAGGAGTTGATTCCAGCACCTTTGCTTTCCAAATATCGGAAGCGCTACAAAACACTGTATGACCGGGCAGACCTCTATATTCCATTTATTGAAGGCTCACTGCTTGCGCTTTCAAAAGGCGGAATTTTGGGGTTTATTTGCCCGGATCGGTGGATGAAGAACCGCTACGGCGGCCCCTTGCGCAGACTGATTGCTGACCAGTTTCATTTAAAATTTTATGTTGACATGGTTGATACCACAGCATTTCAGAGTGATGTTACGGCCTACCCGGCAATCACGGTCATCAGCCGGGAAAAGCCTGGAGTCACTCGCCTCGCACATCGTCCATTGATTGAACGGACAGTCCTCCACCATCTCGCCAGCGAACTCCAGACCAATCATCTTTCAGCAACAAGTTGCCAGGTACGTGAACTTGCGGGTATTGCTCATCAGGCTGAACCCTGGTTACTCGAATCATCTGATCAACTGGCGCTGATTCGTCGAATTGAAAATCAGTTTCCACTTCTGGAAGCAACTGGTTGCAAGGTTGGTATTGGCGTTGCAACCGGCGCCGACCAGGCGTTCATTGGGAATTTTGATCAGCTTGAGGTTGAAGAAGATCGAAAATTGCCGCTGGTGACGACCCGTGACATTCAATCAGGTGAAGTAAAATGGCAAGGTCAAGGGATAGTGAATCCATTTACTGAAACCGGGAGGCTGGTCAATCTTTGTGAATATCCAAAACTCAACCAGTATCTTGAGGATCGGAAGGAAATCATTGCCGCTCGCCACTGTGCCCGGAAGAACCCGACCAACTGGTACCGCACAATTGACCGCATTACCCCAGAACTTGCCAGACAACCAAAGCTTTTGATTCCTGATATTAAAGGGAACGCCCATATTGTTTTTGAGCGCGGCGAGCTTTATCCACACCATAATCTATATTTTGTTATCTCCAATGCCTGGGATTTGCGGGCACTGCAAGCAGTTTTGCTTTCGTCGGTAACCAGATTGTTTATTGCCACTTACACAACAAAAATGCGCGGTGGATATTTACGATTTCAAGCCCAATATCTTCGGCGACTTCGAATTCCACACTGGAATGATGTACCCGATGAGCTTCAGCAAGAACTGATTGGAGCGGCTGAAAATTTGGATCTTCAAGCCTGTAACCGCGCTGTGTGTACGTTGTACAGTCTCACAATTGAAGAACAATCAATCCTTGGATGCGATGGTGAATAA
- a CDS encoding transposase, whose amino-acid sequence MRRACKVTLKFATETKRRKIAALLEAYRAAVNFYIRSLWETPGKLDKATLARLTDTRLTERLKSQALKQALEIVVATRKSAKALGTKARCPVFTGSAVLDAKIVSVEVGRGSFDLVIRVSCLKKGERISIPTKRTAVLNHWQGMEGARLIQGCALSETGIVVWIELPDLEPKTEGVRLGVDIGVNKLLSDSEGRHYGTEFKAIRNKINRRKPGSRGRGRAHTERKVFINRVVKSLPWPTLAVIGVESLKNLKRGKSKKRGKKFRKAMAPWTYRHVLTRISELAQVNRVQLVRVDPANTSRACPQCGTVHKDNRKGEKFLCRHCGHTADADTVGAQNILVRTLATFGSLESPEPQRDVGQSV is encoded by the coding sequence ATGCGACGAGCCTGCAAAGTGACGCTGAAATTTGCGACCGAAACCAAACGACGCAAGATCGCGGCACTGCTGGAGGCGTACCGGGCGGCGGTTAACTTCTATATTCGGTCGCTGTGGGAGACACCCGGCAAGCTGGATAAAGCGACGCTGGCCAGATTGACTGATACCCGGCTGACGGAACGGTTGAAAAGTCAGGCCCTGAAGCAAGCGCTTGAAATCGTGGTGGCGACCAGGAAGTCGGCGAAAGCGCTGGGGACGAAGGCCAGGTGTCCGGTGTTTACGGGAAGCGCGGTGCTCGATGCCAAGATTGTGTCGGTGGAAGTGGGACGGGGCAGTTTCGATCTGGTGATCCGGGTGTCGTGCCTCAAGAAAGGCGAGCGGATTTCGATTCCGACCAAACGAACGGCTGTTTTGAATCACTGGCAAGGGATGGAGGGGGCTCGACTGATTCAAGGGTGCGCGCTGTCGGAGACTGGAATCGTAGTGTGGATTGAACTCCCGGATCTGGAGCCCAAAACGGAAGGCGTGCGGCTGGGCGTTGACATCGGGGTCAACAAACTGCTGTCCGATTCCGAGGGCCGTCACTACGGCACGGAGTTCAAAGCCATCCGCAATAAAATCAACCGCCGGAAGCCGGGCAGTCGTGGCCGGGGGAGGGCGCATACCGAACGCAAAGTGTTCATCAACCGCGTGGTCAAATCACTTCCCTGGCCGACGCTGGCCGTGATTGGGGTTGAATCCCTGAAAAACCTCAAGCGCGGGAAATCGAAAAAACGTGGGAAGAAGTTTCGCAAGGCAATGGCACCGTGGACGTACCGGCACGTACTCACCCGGATCTCCGAACTCGCGCAAGTGAACCGTGTTCAGCTTGTCCGCGTCGATCCGGCCAACACGTCCCGCGCATGTCCCCAGTGTGGTACGGTGCATAAAGACAACCGCAAGGGAGAGAAGTTTTTGTGTCGGCATTGTGGTCACACCGCCGATGCCGATACCGTCGGCGCACAAAACATTCTCGTTCGCACCTTGGCGACTTTCGGGAGCCTAGAGTCCCCGGAGCCTCAAAGGGATGTGGGTCAGTCGGTGTAA
- a CDS encoding LysE family translocator: MIDWTAVATVFSVYCVGVVSPGPNFVAVSHRAAATTRSQALALVAGIVLVNLFWAASAILGIGIVFTAFPWVALLVKFTGAVYLIWFGWRLLTSTHPISTSETEEAQKNNLTQAFVHGIATNIANPKSVAFYAAVFSSAAPAQVNFGTLLAMLSVVGVIASIWYGSVAVVLSHAPFAAAYRAKKRWIDRTCGVLIMALGIRQGLSK; encoded by the coding sequence ATGATTGATTGGACCGCTGTTGCTACCGTTTTTTCAGTGTATTGTGTTGGAGTTGTCAGCCCTGGCCCCAACTTTGTCGCCGTTTCACATCGGGCCGCCGCAACCACACGCTCTCAGGCACTGGCGCTCGTGGCTGGAATTGTGCTGGTCAACCTGTTTTGGGCAGCGTCAGCCATTTTAGGGATTGGCATTGTGTTTACCGCTTTTCCCTGGGTGGCCCTGCTGGTCAAATTCACGGGTGCAGTCTACCTGATCTGGTTTGGCTGGAGGTTATTAACTTCAACTCACCCCATATCAACTTCAGAAACCGAGGAAGCTCAAAAAAATAACCTCACCCAGGCATTTGTTCACGGAATTGCCACCAACATCGCCAATCCCAAATCCGTGGCTTTTTATGCGGCGGTGTTTTCATCGGCAGCCCCAGCTCAGGTCAATTTTGGCACCTTGCTGGCCATGCTTTCTGTCGTTGGCGTGATTGCCTCAATCTGGTACGGATCAGTCGCCGTTGTGCTCTCGCACGCTCCCTTTGCGGCTGCCTACCGGGCAAAAAAACGATGGATTGACCGCACGTGTGGCGTCCTGATTATGGCGCTTGGTATTCGGCAAGGATTGAGTAAATAA